A DNA window from Gasterosteus aculeatus chromosome 16, fGasAcu3.hap1.1, whole genome shotgun sequence contains the following coding sequences:
- the fign gene encoding fidgetin isoform X1 — protein sequence MITSTSIYGLKMQWTPEHTQWAEQHFDISSTTRSPAHKVEAYRGHLQRTYQYAWANDDISALTASNLLKKYAEKYSGILEGPNERALLCSYSDSTVGLMNGRKSENESWQEGIYPMNCAPDVISVSKAGMTAALPPTDVSASIGSSPGVASSLSEPSYSSSNCGSHTATTLHSGLSSQEYAASYNGSYLHSSYSGQSTPALPSPHPSPLHSAGLLQPPPPPPPPTLVPSYNAGSPNLPSYSYPPTGYPSQTSVGPGYSPGGAPPASAYLPSGIAAPTPIPPSTLPGYTYQSHNHTPIAPTPLNGSTSNSLKRKAFYMSGHGDMDSSYANFNYNQQRSSQSPMYRIADSVSDSNRGNGFDRNAEASSLAFKPTKQPMSSEQQRKFILHSGRALTPPSYGSTKSSVGDLRTEPYSKFGSPVMSEQTEEHRQHLSHSLTGPDIGAATSSIHAAEEQLKSSDSNLVEMVTTEILQQGPPVDWSDIVGLDVAKAAIKEEILWPILRPDMFSGLNTLPRSLLLFGPQGTGRTLLAHCMASQLGAAFLQLSSSALVTKWLGEGDKIIQASFLVARCRQPAVVFIKEVDLLLSDQLSEESPVNRLKAELLMQLDSILTSAEDHVLVVCSTNKPEEIPESLRRYFAKRLLIPLPDGTARHQIITQLLSQHNYCLSDKEMSLLVQRTEGFSGLDVAQLCQQAAVGPLHGIPGTDLSALHPTQMRPVSYQDFDSVFCKFQPSISQKELDVYTEWNKMFGCSQ from the coding sequence GTTTAAAGATGCAGTGGACCccagaacacacacaatggGCAGAACAACACTTTGACATCTCATCCACTACCCGCTCGCCAGCACACAAAGTAGAGGCTTACCGGGGCCACCTACAACGAACATACCAGTATGCATGGGCAAACGATGATATCTCTGCACTGACTGCCTCCAACCTGCTTAAGAAGTATGCAGAGAAGTACTCTGGGATCCTAGAGGGCCCAAATGAGAGAGCCCTGCTGTGCTCTTACTCTGATAGCACCGTTGGACTCATGAATGGACGAAAGTCAGAGAATGAGTCCTGGCAGGAGGGGATTTATCCAATGAACTGTGCTCCAGATGTTATATCTGTGAGCAAAGCTGGAATGACAGCTGCCCTACCCCCTACAGATGTGTCGGCTAGCATAGGCAGCTCCCCGGGGGTGGCCAGCAGCTTGTCTGAGCCCAGCTATTCCAGCAGCAACTGTGGAAGCCACACAGCCACTACTCTGCACTCCGGCCTCTCCTCTCAGGAATATGCTGCCAGCTACAACGGCTCCTACCTGCATTCTAGCTACAGCGGCCAGAGCACTccagccctcccctccccacacccTTCCCCTTTGCACAGTGCTGGGCTCTTGCAACCAccgcctccaccccctccccctaccTTAGTGCCGAGCTACAACGCCGGGTCGCCAAACCTTCCCAGCTACAGTTATCCTCCAACAGGGTATCCTTCTCAAACTTCTGTGGGTCCTGGTTACAGCCCTGGGGGAGCACCCCCTGCTTCTGCTTATCTACCATCGGGTATTGCAGCTCCTACACCAATCCCTCCTTCCACACTGCCCGGCTACACCTACCAGTCCCATAACCACACACCAATTGCACCAACACCTTTGAATGGCAGCACATCCAACTCATTAAAACGTAAAGCTTTTTACATGAGCggacatggagacatggactCTAGCTATGCTAATTTCAACTACAACCAACAGCGCTCCTCACAGAGCCCGATGTACAGAATAGCGGACAGTGTCTCAGACTCAAATAGGGGCAATGGCTTTGACAGAAATGCCGAAGCATCGTCTTTAGCGTTCAAGCCGACCAAACAGCCAATGTCATCTGAGCAACAAAGAAAATTTATTCTACACTCTGGCAGAGCACTAACTCCTCCATCCTATGGATCAACCAAAAGCTCTGTGGGTGATCTCAGAACTGAGCCCTACAGCAAGTTTGGGTCCCCAGTCATGAGCGAACAAACTGAAGAGCACAGACAACACCTCTCTCACTCCCTAACAGGGCCTGACATTGGTGCAGCTACCTCGTCCATCCACGCTGCAGAGGAACAACTGAAGAGCAGTGATTCCAACCTGGTGGAGATGGTGACCACAGAAATCCTTCAGCAGGGCCCACCAGTGGACTGGAGCGACATTGTGGGCCTGGATGTGGCCAAAGCTGCCATCAAAGAGGAGATACTATGGCCTATTTTAAGGCCAGATATGTTCAGTGGACTTAACACATTACCTCGCAGCCTCCTCTTATTTGGACCTCAGGGAACTGGTAGAACCCTGCTAGCTCACTGTATGGCCAGCCAGCTGGGGGCTGCCTTCTTGCAACTCAGCAGCTCAGCTCTGGTCACCAAGTGGCTCGGGGAGGGGGACAAGATCATTCAAGCTTCTTTCCTGGTTGCCCGGTGTCGCCAGCCAGCGGTAGTGTTCATCAAAGAGGTGGACCTGCTGCTGTCAGACCAGTTGAGTGAGGAGAGCCCAGTGAATCGCCTCAAGGCTGAGCTCCTCATGCAGCTCGACAGTATTCTGACCTCCGCCGAGGACCATGTCCTCGTGGTGTGCTCCACCAATAAGCCCGAAGAGATCCCGGAGTCCCTACGGAGGTACTTTGCCAAGCGACTGCTCATCCCCTTGCCTGATGGGACAGCACGACACCAGATAATCACCCAACTGCTCTCACAGCACAACTACTGTCTTAGTGACAAAGAGATGTCACTACTGGTTCAGAGGACAGAGGGCTTTTCTGGACTGGATGTGGCTCAGCTGTGTCAACAGGCCGCGGTAGGTCCTCTCCATGGCATTCCTGGCACTGATCTGTCGGCCCTCCACCCCACTCAGATGAGACCGGTCTCCTACCAGGACTTTGACAGTGTGTTTTGCAAATTCCAGCCCAGCATATCACAAAAAGAACTCGATGTGTACACTGAGTGGAATAAAATGTTCGGTTGTAGTCAGTGA
- the fign gene encoding fidgetin isoform X2: MQWTPEHTQWAEQHFDISSTTRSPAHKVEAYRGHLQRTYQYAWANDDISALTASNLLKKYAEKYSGILEGPNERALLCSYSDSTVGLMNGRKSENESWQEGIYPMNCAPDVISVSKAGMTAALPPTDVSASIGSSPGVASSLSEPSYSSSNCGSHTATTLHSGLSSQEYAASYNGSYLHSSYSGQSTPALPSPHPSPLHSAGLLQPPPPPPPPTLVPSYNAGSPNLPSYSYPPTGYPSQTSVGPGYSPGGAPPASAYLPSGIAAPTPIPPSTLPGYTYQSHNHTPIAPTPLNGSTSNSLKRKAFYMSGHGDMDSSYANFNYNQQRSSQSPMYRIADSVSDSNRGNGFDRNAEASSLAFKPTKQPMSSEQQRKFILHSGRALTPPSYGSTKSSVGDLRTEPYSKFGSPVMSEQTEEHRQHLSHSLTGPDIGAATSSIHAAEEQLKSSDSNLVEMVTTEILQQGPPVDWSDIVGLDVAKAAIKEEILWPILRPDMFSGLNTLPRSLLLFGPQGTGRTLLAHCMASQLGAAFLQLSSSALVTKWLGEGDKIIQASFLVARCRQPAVVFIKEVDLLLSDQLSEESPVNRLKAELLMQLDSILTSAEDHVLVVCSTNKPEEIPESLRRYFAKRLLIPLPDGTARHQIITQLLSQHNYCLSDKEMSLLVQRTEGFSGLDVAQLCQQAAVGPLHGIPGTDLSALHPTQMRPVSYQDFDSVFCKFQPSISQKELDVYTEWNKMFGCSQ; this comes from the coding sequence ATGCAGTGGACCccagaacacacacaatggGCAGAACAACACTTTGACATCTCATCCACTACCCGCTCGCCAGCACACAAAGTAGAGGCTTACCGGGGCCACCTACAACGAACATACCAGTATGCATGGGCAAACGATGATATCTCTGCACTGACTGCCTCCAACCTGCTTAAGAAGTATGCAGAGAAGTACTCTGGGATCCTAGAGGGCCCAAATGAGAGAGCCCTGCTGTGCTCTTACTCTGATAGCACCGTTGGACTCATGAATGGACGAAAGTCAGAGAATGAGTCCTGGCAGGAGGGGATTTATCCAATGAACTGTGCTCCAGATGTTATATCTGTGAGCAAAGCTGGAATGACAGCTGCCCTACCCCCTACAGATGTGTCGGCTAGCATAGGCAGCTCCCCGGGGGTGGCCAGCAGCTTGTCTGAGCCCAGCTATTCCAGCAGCAACTGTGGAAGCCACACAGCCACTACTCTGCACTCCGGCCTCTCCTCTCAGGAATATGCTGCCAGCTACAACGGCTCCTACCTGCATTCTAGCTACAGCGGCCAGAGCACTccagccctcccctccccacacccTTCCCCTTTGCACAGTGCTGGGCTCTTGCAACCAccgcctccaccccctccccctaccTTAGTGCCGAGCTACAACGCCGGGTCGCCAAACCTTCCCAGCTACAGTTATCCTCCAACAGGGTATCCTTCTCAAACTTCTGTGGGTCCTGGTTACAGCCCTGGGGGAGCACCCCCTGCTTCTGCTTATCTACCATCGGGTATTGCAGCTCCTACACCAATCCCTCCTTCCACACTGCCCGGCTACACCTACCAGTCCCATAACCACACACCAATTGCACCAACACCTTTGAATGGCAGCACATCCAACTCATTAAAACGTAAAGCTTTTTACATGAGCggacatggagacatggactCTAGCTATGCTAATTTCAACTACAACCAACAGCGCTCCTCACAGAGCCCGATGTACAGAATAGCGGACAGTGTCTCAGACTCAAATAGGGGCAATGGCTTTGACAGAAATGCCGAAGCATCGTCTTTAGCGTTCAAGCCGACCAAACAGCCAATGTCATCTGAGCAACAAAGAAAATTTATTCTACACTCTGGCAGAGCACTAACTCCTCCATCCTATGGATCAACCAAAAGCTCTGTGGGTGATCTCAGAACTGAGCCCTACAGCAAGTTTGGGTCCCCAGTCATGAGCGAACAAACTGAAGAGCACAGACAACACCTCTCTCACTCCCTAACAGGGCCTGACATTGGTGCAGCTACCTCGTCCATCCACGCTGCAGAGGAACAACTGAAGAGCAGTGATTCCAACCTGGTGGAGATGGTGACCACAGAAATCCTTCAGCAGGGCCCACCAGTGGACTGGAGCGACATTGTGGGCCTGGATGTGGCCAAAGCTGCCATCAAAGAGGAGATACTATGGCCTATTTTAAGGCCAGATATGTTCAGTGGACTTAACACATTACCTCGCAGCCTCCTCTTATTTGGACCTCAGGGAACTGGTAGAACCCTGCTAGCTCACTGTATGGCCAGCCAGCTGGGGGCTGCCTTCTTGCAACTCAGCAGCTCAGCTCTGGTCACCAAGTGGCTCGGGGAGGGGGACAAGATCATTCAAGCTTCTTTCCTGGTTGCCCGGTGTCGCCAGCCAGCGGTAGTGTTCATCAAAGAGGTGGACCTGCTGCTGTCAGACCAGTTGAGTGAGGAGAGCCCAGTGAATCGCCTCAAGGCTGAGCTCCTCATGCAGCTCGACAGTATTCTGACCTCCGCCGAGGACCATGTCCTCGTGGTGTGCTCCACCAATAAGCCCGAAGAGATCCCGGAGTCCCTACGGAGGTACTTTGCCAAGCGACTGCTCATCCCCTTGCCTGATGGGACAGCACGACACCAGATAATCACCCAACTGCTCTCACAGCACAACTACTGTCTTAGTGACAAAGAGATGTCACTACTGGTTCAGAGGACAGAGGGCTTTTCTGGACTGGATGTGGCTCAGCTGTGTCAACAGGCCGCGGTAGGTCCTCTCCATGGCATTCCTGGCACTGATCTGTCGGCCCTCCACCCCACTCAGATGAGACCGGTCTCCTACCAGGACTTTGACAGTGTGTTTTGCAAATTCCAGCCCAGCATATCACAAAAAGAACTCGATGTGTACACTGAGTGGAATAAAATGTTCGGTTGTAGTCAGTGA